A window of the Dyadobacter pollutisoli genome harbors these coding sequences:
- a CDS encoding efflux RND transporter periplasmic adaptor subunit, with amino-acid sequence MKRKLIIISSIAVIGLLIGFRLVANKSKMDAKKVMPDNKNVTIPVTAVSVIEGSTDQQLIRTGSLIPFKQAEIMATSAGKVLAVKYELGTYVSQGSALVKVDSKLKELSLQATELNINKLKKDTDRYNKLLAGNAATEVQVNDTKYNYENALNQAEQIKQQISDASIAAPISGRVIKKNIEPGEFVNVGTSLGTILDVSRLKVQVMISENDVYKLKEGQHVKVGSSIFPDKKIDGLISYIAPQGDESHNYPVEIVIKNSNQLRAGTFVSVEFSQKSSQQALLIPRSALVESVRNPYVYTVENGKAKQRKIEVGRELGDNIEVLAGLKAGETVITTGQINVSEGAAVNVTK; translated from the coding sequence ATGAAAAGGAAACTCATCATTATAAGCTCCATAGCTGTCATTGGCCTCCTCATCGGCTTCCGTCTGGTTGCCAACAAGTCCAAGATGGACGCAAAGAAGGTAATGCCTGATAATAAGAACGTTACGATTCCCGTGACGGCTGTATCGGTGATCGAAGGCAGCACAGATCAGCAATTGATCCGCACAGGAAGTCTGATTCCGTTTAAACAGGCGGAAATTATGGCTACTTCGGCTGGTAAAGTACTAGCTGTTAAATACGAGCTTGGTACTTACGTTTCTCAGGGCTCGGCACTTGTTAAGGTTGATAGCAAATTGAAAGAGCTTTCTCTGCAAGCTACTGAATTGAATATCAATAAATTGAAAAAAGACACGGATCGTTATAACAAACTTTTGGCGGGAAATGCTGCGACGGAAGTTCAGGTGAACGATACCAAATACAATTACGAAAATGCATTGAACCAGGCTGAACAGATTAAGCAGCAGATCAGTGATGCTTCAATTGCAGCGCCGATCAGCGGCCGGGTTATCAAGAAAAACATTGAGCCGGGCGAGTTTGTGAATGTAGGTACTTCGCTGGGGACGATCCTGGATGTTTCACGTCTGAAAGTACAGGTAATGATCTCTGAGAATGATGTTTACAAATTGAAAGAAGGCCAGCACGTGAAAGTAGGGTCCAGCATTTTTCCTGATAAAAAAATCGACGGACTGATCTCCTACATTGCTCCTCAGGGTGACGAATCGCACAATTATCCGGTGGAAATTGTGATCAAAAACTCAAACCAATTGCGCGCTGGGACATTCGTAAGTGTTGAATTTAGCCAGAAAAGCAGCCAGCAGGCATTGTTGATCCCAAGAAGTGCATTGGTAGAAAGTGTACGTAATCCTTACGTCTACACCGTTGAAAATGGCAAGGCGAAACAACGCAAAATCGAAGTGGGCCGCGAGTTAGGCGACAATATCGAAGTTTTGGCAGGATTGAAAGCGGGTGAAACTGTGATCACGACTGGCCAGATCAATGTGAGTGAAGGCGCGGCAGTGAATGTTACAAAATAG
- a CDS encoding GIY-YIG nuclease family protein: MRIYYVYILKCSDDSYYTGVTNNLERRFTEHTSGIHPTAYTHSRRPLQLIFYRSFKYINDAIAFEKQVKKWSRKKKEAIANECWDELSTLAECQNETHSKNKKAEEK; this comes from the coding sequence ATGAGGATTTACTATGTCTACATTTTAAAATGCTCCGACGACAGTTATTATACGGGCGTTACAAATAATCTGGAAAGAAGATTTACAGAGCATACCTCAGGAATACATCCCACCGCCTACACTCACAGCCGACGGCCACTTCAATTGATATTTTATCGGAGCTTTAAATATATCAATGATGCAATTGCTTTTGAAAAGCAGGTTAAAAAATGGAGCAGGAAGAAAAAAGAAGCTATTGCAAACGAGTGTTGGGATGAATTGAGCACTCTGGCAGAATGTCAAAATGAGACGCATTCGAAAAATAAGAAAGCAGAGGAAAAGTAG
- a CDS encoding efflux RND transporter permease subunit, with translation MSITEVAVKRPLFIIVVFTVLILFGVISYKQLSYNLLPKFEANVVSVMTTYRGAAADEVETNVTKHIEDAVSAIEGLDQINSTSQEGVSSVIIQLKQGVSVDLAQQEAQRKVEQVISLLPDDADRPVINKFSTDEIPVLRMGVTANLSPSQLYDLIDDKLKPQLSNVTGVGQVTIIGGTERQIQVNISQDKLKAYRLSIAQVSMAINNANTSYPAGQVKTQEDQLSIRFDAKLTTVENLRNVIVGRNSTGGQIFLKDIAEVYDGTADATAVNHINGRPSVALQIQKQSDANAVDVSKLTRERLTTLEKQYASSGLKFNIASDQSIYTLASADAVVFDLGLAVLIVSVVMLLFLHSVRSSMFILVALPSSMIPTFILMSLLGFSLNLMTLMALSLVVGILVDDSIVVLENINRHMEMGKSRWKAALDGRAEIGFTALAITLVDVVVFVPLALTQGLIGNILREFSLVVVFSTLMSLFVSFTLTPLLASRFGKIEILDKNTLWGKLNIGFENFLDKIKDEYGRMLTWVLGHKRYVFILSLGLIVGSIALVPGGFIGAAFMQQSDRGELNVSIELAPTASIYQTNQVAQRVEKLLLGRKEVTKVFTNVGYSSTGLGTTSNSNIADLTVQLVDKKDRTMSSEDFGTQIQKEILQIPGVKVTVAPTSITGNANQAPIQVAVKGTDMAVIRKTAAQVKQIVASVPGAANVDYSVDDPKPEVGVTLDREKMSQLGINAAEVGAALQTAFRGDDRSKFKENGKEYDIMVTLDQFNRSKADDIRHLSFVNSAGQAFELSQFATIKEGMGESVLQRIDRLSSITINSQVVGRPSGSIGADIQAKMANVKLPEGVFIEYRGDLKNQADAFGSLGLALVLGIVLIYLIMVALYESTIYPFVVLFSIPVALVGALTALALTMESLTIFSIVGMIMLLGLVAKNAILIVDFTNQLKEEGHALKDALIEAGKERLRPILMTTIAMIAGMLPIALASGDGAEVKNGMAWVIIGGLTSSLLLTVFLVPSVYYVVDRVKERFAGRKAKKQQKKEELVLEP, from the coding sequence ATGTCAATCACCGAAGTAGCAGTAAAAAGACCGCTCTTCATCATAGTAGTATTCACGGTGTTGATACTATTTGGTGTGATCAGCTATAAGCAATTGTCCTACAACTTATTACCAAAGTTTGAGGCCAATGTAGTGAGTGTAATGACGACTTACCGTGGCGCGGCTGCGGACGAAGTCGAAACCAATGTGACCAAACATATTGAAGACGCCGTTTCGGCGATCGAAGGTTTGGACCAGATCAATTCAACTTCTCAGGAAGGTGTTTCGTCTGTTATTATTCAATTAAAACAAGGCGTCAGCGTCGATTTGGCGCAGCAGGAAGCGCAACGTAAAGTAGAGCAGGTGATTTCATTACTGCCCGACGATGCCGACCGTCCTGTAATCAACAAGTTCTCAACCGACGAAATACCGGTTTTGAGAATGGGTGTTACGGCAAATTTGTCGCCGTCGCAACTTTACGATCTGATCGACGACAAGCTGAAACCACAGCTTTCGAATGTTACGGGCGTGGGCCAGGTGACGATTATCGGTGGTACCGAGCGTCAGATCCAGGTAAATATCAGCCAGGACAAACTGAAAGCATATCGCTTGTCGATTGCGCAAGTTTCAATGGCGATCAACAATGCAAATACTTCGTACCCAGCCGGTCAGGTGAAAACGCAGGAAGACCAACTTTCGATCCGTTTCGATGCGAAACTGACGACTGTCGAAAATCTTAGAAATGTGATCGTAGGTCGTAACAGTACTGGCGGGCAGATATTTTTGAAAGACATTGCCGAAGTATATGACGGCACGGCCGATGCTACTGCGGTGAACCACATTAATGGTCGCCCGTCTGTGGCTTTGCAGATTCAGAAACAGTCCGATGCCAATGCAGTAGATGTGAGTAAACTGACCCGCGAACGTCTGACGACTTTGGAAAAACAATATGCTTCGTCTGGCTTGAAATTCAATATTGCATCCGACCAATCCATTTACACATTGGCTTCTGCGGACGCTGTGGTGTTTGACTTAGGACTTGCGGTTTTGATCGTATCAGTAGTAATGTTACTATTCCTGCACAGTGTTCGCAGCTCGATGTTTATCCTCGTAGCGTTGCCTTCTTCTATGATCCCGACTTTCATTTTGATGAGCCTACTGGGTTTCTCACTCAATTTGATGACGTTAATGGCGCTTTCGCTGGTGGTAGGTATCCTGGTCGATGACTCGATTGTGGTTTTGGAAAACATCAACCGCCACATGGAAATGGGCAAAAGCAGATGGAAAGCAGCGTTGGACGGACGTGCGGAAATCGGTTTTACGGCCCTCGCGATCACATTGGTGGACGTCGTGGTGTTCGTACCACTTGCATTAACACAAGGCTTGATCGGTAATATTCTGAGAGAATTCTCTCTTGTGGTGGTGTTCTCGACATTGATGAGTTTATTCGTTTCATTCACGCTCACCCCGCTTTTGGCTTCGCGTTTTGGTAAAATTGAAATTTTGGACAAAAACACCCTTTGGGGCAAACTGAACATTGGTTTTGAAAACTTTTTGGATAAAATCAAAGACGAATACGGCAGAATGCTGACTTGGGTTTTGGGTCATAAAAGATATGTTTTCATTCTTTCTCTTGGATTAATTGTGGGCTCAATAGCCTTGGTACCGGGAGGTTTTATCGGAGCAGCATTTATGCAGCAAAGTGACCGTGGAGAATTGAATGTATCCATTGAATTGGCTCCAACCGCGTCTATTTACCAGACGAATCAGGTAGCGCAACGTGTTGAGAAATTGCTTTTGGGCAGAAAAGAAGTTACCAAAGTATTTACGAATGTCGGTTACAGCAGTACAGGTTTAGGAACTACGTCCAACAGTAATATTGCCGATTTGACGGTTCAATTGGTTGATAAAAAGGACCGTACCATGTCGTCAGAGGATTTTGGTACTCAAATTCAGAAGGAGATCCTGCAAATACCTGGCGTAAAAGTGACGGTTGCTCCAACTTCCATTACCGGTAATGCCAACCAGGCGCCGATCCAGGTGGCTGTAAAAGGTACCGACATGGCCGTGATCCGTAAAACAGCAGCGCAGGTGAAACAAATTGTAGCTTCTGTGCCAGGAGCCGCCAACGTGGATTACTCGGTAGACGATCCAAAACCGGAGGTTGGCGTAACGCTCGATCGTGAGAAAATGTCACAATTGGGTATCAATGCTGCCGAAGTAGGGGCTGCATTGCAAACCGCATTCCGTGGTGACGACCGTTCGAAATTCAAGGAAAATGGTAAGGAGTATGACATTATGGTCACTTTGGACCAGTTTAACCGTTCCAAAGCTGATGATATCCGCCACCTGAGCTTTGTAAATAGTGCAGGGCAAGCATTCGAATTATCGCAGTTCGCGACGATCAAAGAAGGAATGGGAGAGAGCGTCTTGCAACGTATCGACCGTTTGTCTTCGATCACCATTAACTCACAGGTAGTAGGTCGTCCATCCGGTTCCATCGGTGCCGACATTCAGGCCAAAATGGCCAATGTGAAACTTCCTGAGGGAGTTTTCATCGAATACCGTGGTGACCTGAAAAACCAGGCCGACGCGTTCGGAAGCCTTGGATTGGCGCTGGTACTCGGTATTGTGCTCATTTATCTGATCATGGTCGCGCTTTACGAAAGTACGATTTACCCATTCGTAGTATTGTTCTCGATCCCGGTTGCATTAGTCGGCGCATTGACAGCATTGGCTTTGACGATGGAAAGTTTAACGATCTTCTCAATCGTAGGTATGATCATGCTCCTCGGTCTGGTAGCCAAAAACGCGATCCTGATCGTCGATTTCACGAACCAATTGAAGGAAGAAGGCCACGCATTGAAAGATGCATTGATCGAAGCCGGCAAAGAACGTCTTCGCCCGATCCTGATGACCACCATCGCCATGATCGCTGGTATGCTCCCAATCGCACTAGCCTCAGGCGACGGCGCGGAAGTGAAAAACGGTATGGCCTGGGTAATCATCGGTGGTCTGACAAGCTCATTGCTGCTGACAGTGTTCCTGGTTCCTAGTGTTTATTATGTTGTGGATAGGGTGAAGGAACGGTTTGCAGGAAGGAAAGCGAAAAAGCAGCAAAAGAAAGAAGAGCTGGTTTTGGAACCGTAA